In one Niveibacterium umoris genomic region, the following are encoded:
- a CDS encoding YqiA/YcfP family alpha/beta fold hydrolase, producing the protein MIIYLHGFRSSPASSKAQDLHARLTQLGRADAFWCEALSHAPATAIAQAQAAIAASPVRPTLVGSSLGGFYATWLAERHDLNAVLINPAVFPEGFDAAPFVGQHSNLYTGEVFEFTWEHVAQIEALRLPALVKPQRFWLLAEEDDEVLDTRVAVARFAGARQTVLPGGDHSFTRWHDYIDAIIAYAGIA; encoded by the coding sequence GTGATCATTTATCTGCACGGATTCCGTTCTTCACCCGCCTCTTCGAAGGCGCAGGATCTGCACGCCCGTCTGACGCAGCTCGGCCGCGCCGACGCGTTCTGGTGCGAGGCGCTGTCGCACGCACCGGCAACAGCAATTGCACAGGCGCAAGCCGCCATCGCCGCATCGCCAGTTCGGCCGACCTTGGTGGGCAGCTCGCTCGGCGGTTTCTACGCGACCTGGCTCGCCGAACGCCACGATCTGAATGCGGTGCTGATCAACCCGGCGGTGTTCCCCGAGGGATTCGACGCAGCCCCCTTCGTCGGCCAGCATTCGAACCTCTACACCGGCGAAGTCTTCGAGTTCACCTGGGAACATGTCGCCCAGATCGAGGCGCTGCGGCTGCCTGCGCTCGTCAAGCCACAACGTTTCTGGCTGCTCGCCGAGGAAGACGACGAAGTGCTCGATACGCGCGTCGCCGTCGCCCGCTTTGCCGGCGCCAGGCAGACCGTACTGCCCGGCGGCGACCACTCCTTCACCCGCTGGCACGACTACATCGACGCGATCATCGCGTACGCGGGCATCGCGTGA
- a CDS encoding GNAT family N-acetyltransferase, producing the protein MRESLERIGRFDAVRARDRLAASWVPALTRHIVSDGERVGFFMLRRADHALVLQHLYLVPAVQGRGIGSAVMKSLIGESVRSGLPLRVTALRDSPANAFYLRHGFVRCHSEEFDVDYVRAPDACDQASSSR; encoded by the coding sequence ATGAGAGAAAGCCTTGAACGCATCGGTCGCTTCGATGCTGTCCGCGCGCGCGATCGCCTGGCTGCGAGCTGGGTTCCCGCGCTGACTCGTCATATCGTCAGTGACGGTGAGCGGGTCGGTTTCTTCATGCTGCGTCGTGCCGATCACGCGCTGGTGCTGCAGCACTTGTACCTTGTGCCCGCGGTGCAAGGTCGCGGTATCGGCAGCGCGGTGATGAAATCGCTGATCGGCGAAAGTGTGCGATCCGGTTTGCCGCTGCGGGTAACCGCCTTGCGCGATAGCCCTGCGAATGCGTTCTACCTCAGGCACGGGTTCGTCCGCTGCCACAGCGAGGAATTCGATGTCGATTACGTGAGGGCGCCGGATGCGTGCGACCAAGCTTCGTCATCACGCTGA
- a CDS encoding DJ-1/PfpI family protein, translating into MGKKILLLAGDFVEDYEIMVPFQALQAVGHTVHAVCPDKKAGDAIATAIHDFEGQQTYSEKRGHNFTLNASFAEVRAEDYDALVIPGGRAPEYLRLNPAVIAAVRHFFEANKPVAAICHGAQLLAGAKVLEGRTCSAYPACRAEVELAHGKYAEIPIDGAVTDGNLVTAPAWPAHPAWIAQFLAVLGTRIDA; encoded by the coding sequence ATGGGCAAGAAGATTCTGCTGCTGGCGGGCGACTTCGTCGAAGACTACGAGATCATGGTGCCCTTCCAGGCGCTGCAGGCAGTCGGGCACACGGTGCATGCCGTCTGCCCCGACAAGAAGGCAGGCGACGCCATCGCCACCGCGATCCACGATTTCGAAGGCCAGCAAACCTACTCCGAGAAGCGCGGTCACAACTTCACGCTCAATGCCAGCTTCGCCGAGGTGCGCGCCGAAGACTACGATGCGCTGGTGATCCCGGGCGGCCGCGCCCCCGAATACCTGCGACTCAACCCGGCGGTCATCGCGGCGGTGCGCCACTTTTTCGAGGCCAACAAGCCGGTCGCGGCGATTTGCCACGGCGCGCAGTTGTTGGCGGGCGCCAAGGTGCTGGAAGGCCGCACCTGCTCGGCCTACCCGGCCTGCCGCGCTGAAGTCGAGCTGGCGCACGGCAAGTACGCCGAGATCCCGATCGACGGCGCCGTCACCGACGGCAACCTGGTCACCGCCCCCGCCTGGCCCGCACATCCCGCCTGGATCGCGCAATTCCTCGCGGTACTCGGCACGCGGATCGACGCCTGA
- a CDS encoding Lrp/AsnC family transcriptional regulator codes for MNESDKAGLALDATELRILEQLQRDAALTNHALAEQVHVSPATCLRRVRRLVKLGVIERQVAILSPDHLGAGLTAIVEVTLETQSNEQLTAFEAAADSAREVQQCYRVSSGPDFVLILQVADMAAYQAAAHRLFAGNAHVRNVRTFFSLKRSKFSPAIHLPPAA; via the coding sequence ATGAATGAATCAGACAAAGCAGGGCTTGCGCTGGATGCGACGGAGCTGCGAATCCTTGAACAGTTGCAGCGCGATGCCGCATTGACCAATCACGCCTTGGCGGAGCAGGTTCATGTCTCACCGGCGACATGCCTGCGGCGGGTGCGGCGCCTGGTCAAGCTTGGCGTCATCGAACGGCAGGTGGCGATCCTGTCGCCTGACCATCTCGGCGCCGGCCTTACTGCAATTGTCGAGGTAACGCTCGAAACCCAGTCGAACGAGCAACTCACTGCTTTTGAAGCGGCGGCCGACAGCGCGCGGGAGGTACAACAGTGCTACCGCGTTTCAAGCGGCCCGGACTTCGTGCTGATCCTTCAGGTCGCCGACATGGCCGCGTATCAGGCGGCCGCACACCGCCTGTTCGCGGGCAACGCGCATGTGCGGAATGTGCGCACTTTCTTCTCGCTCAAACGCAGCAAGTTCTCGCCGGCGATCCACCTGCCCCCCGCTGCATGA
- a CDS encoding PEP-CTERM sorting domain-containing protein, translated as MKIAKFLVASICLAAAGSSLAFPIAPFGTEGIKVTVTSTADIIATYQGNSASYSNDLYLALDGSGNPGNDGILGNDRFLFNNHASAVGSTVDLGSFAVGTELIFRLHVNNTGDDFYTGPSIRNADGKAHARVETAWLPNEALVSFEDLRGTPEYPGGYNDLSFSFTNTRGAEVPEPATLALVGLGLGAACLRRRSRG; from the coding sequence ATGAAAATTGCCAAATTCCTTGTTGCCAGTATTTGTCTGGCCGCCGCGGGCAGCAGCCTTGCGTTCCCGATCGCGCCCTTCGGTACTGAAGGCATCAAGGTTACGGTCACGTCGACCGCCGACATCATCGCCACCTATCAAGGCAACTCGGCGTCATACAGCAACGATCTCTACCTTGCGCTGGACGGCTCGGGGAATCCGGGGAACGACGGCATTCTCGGCAACGACCGATTCCTGTTCAACAACCACGCTTCGGCAGTCGGCAGCACCGTCGACCTCGGCAGCTTCGCAGTCGGCACGGAACTGATCTTCCGGCTGCATGTGAACAACACCGGCGACGATTTCTACACCGGCCCGAGCATCCGGAATGCCGACGGCAAGGCCCATGCGCGCGTCGAAACCGCCTGGTTGCCGAATGAAGCGCTGGTGAGCTTCGAAGACCTGCGCGGCACCCCGGAATATCCGGGCGGCTACAACGATCTGAGCTTCTCGTTCACCAACACGCGTGGGGCAGAGGTGCCCGAGCCGGCGACGCTGGCACTCGTCGGCCTCGGTCTTGGCGCCGCCTGCCTGCGTCGACGCAGCCGCGGCTGA
- a CDS encoding transporter substrate-binding domain-containing protein, producing MIARMRQALLAFSAAVALFGQGVVRADGGCRQAYELPFPLYGEVLVREADGRLSGYAYDLVAELARRSQCSLSVTDVPAARLQAMRKQGEIALLPFSAERAPAPGYRFIATDSVVHDMLVNVQRAPQPLTVDAVIADKRLVFGRVRGIQYGAEIDALFNQLGPTRVDESSSIDDLLRKLAAGRIDAALQSPLAYHRKLNALKSMARIEVLEYAGAPPQVVGWTLLSPPLDPQDAQLLGRSIQGMYEDGTTTKILARYIGEAKAKRARLPRRARESAP from the coding sequence GTGATCGCCAGAATGCGTCAGGCTTTGCTCGCGTTCAGCGCTGCAGTTGCGCTGTTCGGACAAGGCGTGGTGCGGGCTGATGGCGGCTGCCGTCAGGCCTACGAACTGCCTTTCCCCTTGTACGGCGAAGTGTTGGTGCGCGAGGCTGACGGGCGCCTGAGTGGTTACGCATACGATCTGGTTGCCGAGCTGGCGCGGCGCAGTCAGTGCTCGCTGAGCGTGACGGATGTGCCTGCGGCGCGCTTGCAGGCGATGCGCAAACAGGGAGAGATCGCGCTGCTGCCGTTTTCGGCCGAACGCGCCCCGGCGCCGGGCTATCGCTTCATCGCGACCGACAGCGTGGTGCACGACATGCTGGTCAACGTGCAGCGTGCGCCTCAGCCGCTCACGGTCGACGCGGTCATCGCCGACAAGCGGCTCGTTTTCGGGCGTGTGCGCGGCATTCAGTATGGCGCCGAAATCGATGCACTGTTCAACCAGCTCGGCCCGACCCGGGTCGACGAGTCGAGCTCGATCGATGATCTGTTGAGGAAGCTCGCCGCAGGCCGCATTGATGCGGCCTTGCAGTCGCCCTTGGCGTATCACCGCAAGCTGAATGCGCTGAAATCGATGGCTCGGATCGAGGTGCTCGAATACGCTGGCGCGCCGCCGCAAGTGGTGGGGTGGACCTTGTTGTCGCCGCCGCTTGATCCGCAAGATGCGCAACTGCTCGGTCGCAGCATTCAGGGCATGTACGAAGACGGCACGACAACGAAGATCCTTGCACGCTACATCGGCGAGGCCAAGGCAAAGCGTGCCCGCCTGCCGCGCCGCGCGCGCGAGTCCGCGCCGTGA
- a CDS encoding bifunctional enoyl-CoA hydratase/phosphate acetyltransferase produces MSAAATEKLENHTFDEIEPGQSARLTRTLRLQDIQLFAVASGDLNPTHLDSAYARNLGFSGVVAHSMWGGTLVSSILGSSFPGPGTVYRSQNLRFLAPLSLGDTLTVTVTCVAKQAASRCITMNCEGVNQDGVRIFEGEAEVVAPADKVIQPMPDLPEVTVNDSQRRYGNLISLTQGLAPVRIGVAWPCSEDSLLGPIQARNEGLVTPILVGPRARIEKLAAQYGASLEGIELIDTEFEQQSAAVAASLARDGKVAALMKGSLHTDTFMGAVVSRDAGLRTGRRISHVFVADVPAYPRPLLITDAAINIEPTLEEKVDILQNAIELAQAMGISTPRVAILSAVEMVTTKIRSTFEAAALCKMADRGQIRGAVLDGPLAFDNAISMLAAKAKGIESEVAGRADILLVPDMEAGNMLAKQLHYLAGALLGGVVLGARVPLVLTSRADTAQSRSMSCAIAQLLVHKRPSAM; encoded by the coding sequence ATGTCCGCCGCCGCCACCGAAAAGCTCGAAAACCACACCTTCGACGAGATCGAACCGGGCCAGTCCGCACGCCTCACGCGCACCCTGCGTCTGCAGGACATCCAGCTGTTTGCGGTGGCCTCCGGCGACCTCAACCCCACGCACCTCGACAGCGCCTACGCACGTAACCTCGGCTTCTCGGGGGTAGTGGCACACAGCATGTGGGGTGGCACGCTGGTGTCGTCGATCCTCGGCAGCAGCTTCCCCGGACCGGGCACGGTGTATCGCAGCCAGAATCTGCGCTTCCTCGCGCCCCTGAGCCTTGGCGACACCCTCACCGTGACGGTGACGTGCGTGGCGAAACAGGCGGCCTCTCGCTGCATCACGATGAACTGTGAAGGCGTGAATCAGGACGGCGTACGCATCTTCGAAGGCGAGGCGGAAGTGGTCGCGCCGGCAGACAAGGTTATCCAACCCATGCCGGATCTCCCCGAGGTCACCGTCAACGACAGTCAACGCCGCTACGGCAACCTGATCTCGCTTACACAAGGGCTGGCCCCCGTCCGCATCGGCGTCGCCTGGCCCTGCTCTGAAGATTCGCTGCTGGGGCCGATCCAGGCGCGCAATGAAGGCCTTGTTACCCCTATCCTGGTCGGCCCGCGCGCGCGTATAGAAAAACTCGCCGCGCAATATGGCGCCAGTCTCGAGGGTATCGAGTTGATCGATACCGAGTTCGAGCAGCAGTCCGCCGCGGTGGCCGCATCCTTGGCGCGCGACGGCAAGGTCGCGGCACTGATGAAAGGTAGCCTGCACACCGACACCTTCATGGGCGCCGTGGTGTCGCGCGACGCCGGCCTGCGCACCGGGCGGCGGATCAGCCATGTCTTCGTTGCCGACGTGCCGGCCTATCCGCGCCCGCTCCTGATCACGGATGCGGCCATCAACATCGAGCCGACACTCGAAGAGAAGGTCGACATCCTGCAGAACGCGATCGAACTGGCGCAGGCAATGGGCATCAGCACACCACGGGTGGCGATCCTCTCTGCGGTCGAGATGGTCACGACCAAGATCCGCTCCACCTTCGAGGCGGCCGCGCTGTGCAAGATGGCGGATCGCGGACAGATTCGCGGCGCGGTGCTGGACGGCCCGCTCGCCTTCGACAACGCAATCTCGATGCTGGCGGCAAAGGCCAAGGGGATCGAGTCCGAAGTCGCGGGACGCGCCGACATCCTGCTGGTACCGGACATGGAAGCCGGCAACATGCTCGCCAAGCAGTTGCACTACCTCGCCGGCGCGCTGCTGGGCGGCGTGGTGCTGGGCGCCCGCGTGCCGCTGGTGCTGACCAGCCGCGCCGATACCGCGCAGAGTCGTTCAATGTCCTGCGCGATCGCCCAACTGCTGGTGCACAAACGCCCGTCTGCAATGTAA
- a CDS encoding ribbon-helix-helix domain-containing protein produces the protein MCQVFIGADPALYQSRARSLRLHGVSTSIRLENLFWRVLEEIGARDGLTLPQLLSKLYDELVDIEGDVANFSSFLRVSCLRYLSLQLVGAIPPNTGVPISSLDAHQVLAAERALHHASTHSRI, from the coding sequence ATGTGTCAGGTCTTCATTGGCGCCGATCCGGCGCTCTATCAGTCGCGCGCGCGCTCGCTGCGCCTGCACGGCGTATCCACCTCGATCCGCCTCGAAAACCTGTTCTGGCGCGTGCTGGAGGAAATCGGCGCACGCGACGGCCTGACACTGCCGCAACTGTTGTCGAAGCTCTACGACGAACTGGTCGACATCGAAGGTGACGTCGCCAATTTCTCGTCCTTCCTGCGCGTCAGTTGCCTGCGCTACCTGTCGCTGCAACTGGTCGGCGCAATCCCGCCCAACACCGGCGTACCGATCTCAAGCCTAGACGCCCATCAGGTGCTGGCCGCCGAACGCGCGCTGCATCACGCCTCGACACACAGCCGGATCTGA
- the glmU gene encoding bifunctional UDP-N-acetylglucosamine diphosphorylase/glucosamine-1-phosphate N-acetyltransferase GlmU, whose translation MHVVVLAAGQGKRMRSALPKVLQPLAGRPLLGHVLDTARALGAEKLCVVYGHGGEQVRAALDAPDLAWALQAEQLGTGHAVAQALPHLPESGPVLILYGDVPLTRRETLAGLIEAAGTSGFALLTVDMADPTGYGRIVRDASHRVARIVEHKDASEAERTIREVNTGIICCQAQHLRGWLGKIRNDNAQGEYYLPDVIAMAVADGIEVKTSQPVAVWETLGVNDKAQLAELERLHQKNLAQALLVAGVTLIDPARIDIRGTLETGRDVEIDVNCVFEGAVVLGDGAKIGANCVLKNVTVAAGAVIHPFSHLEGAEVGAKSLIGPFARLRPGTKLSEDVHIGNFTEVKNSTIAAHSKANHLAYIGDADIGSKVNVGAGTITCNYDGANKFRTVIEDEVFIGSDTQLVAPVRVGKGATLGAGTTLTKDAPAGQLTLSRARQLTVPGWQRPVKKAK comes from the coding sequence ATGCATGTCGTCGTTCTCGCTGCCGGCCAAGGCAAGCGTATGCGTTCAGCGTTGCCAAAAGTGTTGCAGCCGCTCGCCGGGCGCCCCTTGCTTGGGCATGTGCTCGACACCGCGCGCGCACTCGGCGCGGAAAAGCTGTGCGTGGTGTACGGCCACGGTGGCGAGCAGGTGCGGGCGGCGCTGGACGCACCCGACCTGGCGTGGGCCTTGCAGGCCGAACAACTCGGCACCGGCCACGCGGTGGCGCAGGCGCTGCCGCATCTGCCCGAGTCCGGCCCGGTCCTGATCCTGTATGGCGATGTGCCGCTGACACGTCGTGAAACGCTGGCCGGGTTGATCGAAGCGGCAGGCACTTCGGGCTTCGCGTTGCTCACCGTCGACATGGCAGATCCGACCGGTTACGGCCGCATCGTGCGCGACGCGTCGCACCGCGTGGCGCGTATCGTCGAGCACAAGGATGCGAGCGAGGCCGAACGCACGATCCGTGAAGTGAATACCGGCATCATCTGTTGTCAGGCACAGCACCTGCGCGGCTGGCTCGGCAAGATCCGCAACGACAACGCGCAGGGCGAGTATTACCTGCCGGACGTCATCGCGATGGCGGTCGCTGACGGCATCGAGGTGAAGACCTCGCAGCCCGTCGCGGTGTGGGAGACCTTGGGCGTCAACGACAAGGCCCAGCTCGCCGAACTCGAGCGCCTGCACCAGAAGAACCTTGCGCAGGCCCTGCTCGTGGCAGGCGTGACGCTGATCGACCCGGCGCGCATCGATATCCGTGGCACGTTGGAGACGGGTCGCGATGTCGAGATCGACGTGAACTGTGTGTTCGAAGGTGCGGTGGTGCTGGGGGATGGCGCCAAGATCGGCGCCAACTGCGTCCTGAAGAATGTGACTGTCGCGGCCGGTGCCGTGATCCACCCGTTCAGTCACCTCGAAGGTGCAGAAGTGGGAGCCAAGAGCCTGATCGGCCCCTTCGCGCGCCTGCGCCCGGGCACCAAACTTTCTGAGGATGTTCACATCGGGAATTTCACCGAAGTGAAAAACAGCACCATTGCTGCGCACTCGAAGGCGAATCACCTCGCCTACATCGGCGATGCGGACATAGGTAGCAAGGTGAACGTGGGCGCGGGCACGATCACCTGCAACTACGACGGCGCGAACAAGTTCCGCACCGTCATCGAAGACGAAGTCTTCATCGGTTCCGATACGCAACTCGTGGCTCCGGTGCGCGTCGGCAAGGGGGCGACGCTCGGTGCAGGTACGACGCTGACCAAGGACGCGCCGGCCGGCCAGCTGACGCTCTCGCGTGCCAGGCAGTTGACCGTGCCGGGCTGGCAACGACCAGTCAAGAAGGCAAAGTGA
- the rarD gene encoding EamA family transporter RarD: protein MSRASARTGLACALGAFGVWGLSPLYFHAIASVPATEIVAHRVLWSVLLLAAWIGARQGFDTLRSVFGQPRLLALLALTASLTSANWLVFVWSVGAGRLVESSLGYFINPLVNVLFGRLFLGERLRPLQRAAVAVATAGVALKVWQTGHLPWIALFLAGTFGTYGLLRKRAPIDAQNGLFIETLLVAPIALGYFGWLASQGSLHLGATATVTALLPVAGIMTTIPLALFAEAARRLPLSTVGVVQYLSPTLNFLIAVLLFGESFRAADLAAFGLIWTALALYSIDALRANPPASR from the coding sequence GTGAGCCGCGCGAGCGCGCGCACCGGGCTCGCATGCGCGCTCGGCGCATTCGGCGTCTGGGGCCTGTCACCGCTCTACTTCCATGCCATCGCATCGGTGCCGGCGACCGAGATCGTCGCGCATCGCGTGCTGTGGTCGGTACTTTTGCTGGCGGCATGGATCGGCGCCCGACAAGGCTTCGACACCCTGCGAAGTGTCTTCGGCCAGCCGCGTCTGCTCGCCCTGCTTGCCCTCACCGCCAGCCTCACCAGCGCCAACTGGCTCGTGTTCGTGTGGTCGGTCGGCGCAGGGCGGCTGGTGGAATCGAGCCTCGGCTACTTCATCAACCCGCTGGTCAATGTACTGTTCGGGCGCCTGTTCCTCGGCGAGCGGCTGCGGCCCTTGCAGCGCGCAGCCGTCGCTGTTGCTACAGCCGGCGTCGCACTCAAGGTCTGGCAGACCGGCCATCTGCCGTGGATCGCGCTGTTTCTGGCCGGCACCTTCGGCACCTACGGCCTGCTGCGCAAGCGCGCGCCTATCGACGCGCAGAACGGGCTTTTCATCGAGACCTTGCTGGTCGCACCGATCGCGCTTGGCTATTTCGGCTGGCTCGCGTCACAGGGCAGCCTGCACCTGGGCGCCACCGCCACCGTCACCGCGCTGCTGCCGGTCGCCGGCATCATGACGACGATTCCGCTTGCCCTGTTCGCCGAAGCGGCACGCCGCCTGCCGCTCTCTACCGTTGGCGTGGTGCAGTACCTGTCGCCGACGCTCAACTTCCTGATCGCCGTGCTTCTGTTCGGCGAAAGCTTCCGCGCTGCGGATCTCGCCGCGTTCGGCCTGATCTGGACCGCCCTGGCGCTGTATTCGATCGACGCACTGCGCGCCAACCCGCCGGCATCCCGCTAG
- the glmS gene encoding glutamine--fructose-6-phosphate transaminase (isomerizing): MCGIVGAVSQRNIVPILVEGLKRLEYRGYDSCGVAVHQDGALRRARSTSRVAELDAQVAAEKVEGFTGIAHTRWATHGAPAVHNAHPHFSRDRIALVHNGIIENHDELRAELKAKGYVFDSQTDTEVIAHLVDSLYDGDLFDAVKRATARLKGAYGIAVFCRDEPHRVVGAREGSPMVLGVGKGENFVASDAMALAGVTDQIIYLEEGDVVDLQLGKYWIEARAKEGFVRVERPVRTVHAHTGAAELGPYRHFMQKEIFEQPRAVGDTLQGIEAITPDLFGEGAEAIFKGIDSVLILACGTSYYAGSTAKYWLESIAQIPTNVEIASEYRYRDSVPNPNSLVVTISQSGETADTIAALKHARGLGMANTLTICNVSTSAMVRECKLAYITRAGVEIGVASTKAFTTQLAGLFLLTLALAKVRGKLSAEAEATHLKAMRHLPVALQAVLALEPQIMAWSEEFAKKQNALFLGRGLHYPIALEGALKLKEISYIHAEAYPAGELKHGPLALVDASMPVVTVAPNDALVDKLKSNMQEVRARGGELYVFADADTHIESESGIHVIRMPEHYGPLSPILHVVPLQLLAYHTACARGTDVDKPRNLAKSVTVE; encoded by the coding sequence ATGTGCGGCATCGTCGGTGCAGTGTCTCAACGCAATATCGTTCCGATCCTGGTTGAAGGCCTCAAGCGGCTTGAGTACCGCGGCTACGATTCTTGCGGCGTCGCGGTCCATCAGGATGGGGCCCTGCGGCGCGCCCGCAGCACCTCGCGCGTGGCTGAACTGGATGCGCAGGTGGCGGCCGAGAAGGTCGAGGGCTTCACCGGTATTGCGCATACCCGCTGGGCAACCCACGGTGCGCCTGCGGTGCATAACGCGCATCCGCATTTTTCGCGCGACCGGATCGCGCTGGTCCACAACGGCATCATCGAGAACCACGACGAACTGCGTGCCGAACTCAAGGCCAAGGGCTACGTTTTCGATAGCCAGACTGATACCGAGGTCATCGCGCATCTGGTCGACTCGCTCTACGACGGCGATCTGTTCGATGCCGTCAAGCGTGCGACCGCGCGCCTTAAGGGGGCCTACGGGATTGCGGTGTTCTGCCGCGATGAGCCACACCGCGTCGTCGGTGCGCGTGAGGGCTCGCCAATGGTCTTGGGCGTGGGGAAGGGCGAGAACTTCGTCGCCTCCGATGCGATGGCGTTGGCCGGCGTGACCGACCAGATCATCTATCTGGAAGAGGGCGACGTCGTCGATCTTCAACTCGGCAAGTACTGGATCGAGGCACGCGCGAAAGAGGGTTTCGTACGGGTCGAACGCCCGGTGCGCACCGTGCACGCCCATACCGGCGCCGCCGAATTGGGCCCGTATCGCCACTTCATGCAGAAGGAGATCTTCGAACAGCCGCGCGCGGTGGGGGACACCCTGCAGGGCATTGAAGCGATTACGCCCGACTTGTTCGGCGAAGGGGCAGAAGCCATCTTCAAGGGGATTGACTCTGTGCTGATCCTCGCCTGTGGCACCAGCTACTACGCTGGCTCGACTGCGAAGTACTGGCTCGAATCGATCGCGCAGATCCCGACCAACGTGGAGATTGCAAGCGAATACCGCTATCGCGACAGCGTGCCCAACCCCAACAGCCTGGTCGTCACGATCTCGCAATCCGGCGAGACTGCCGACACCATCGCCGCGCTGAAACACGCACGCGGCCTCGGCATGGCAAACACGCTGACGATCTGCAACGTATCGACTTCTGCGATGGTGCGCGAGTGCAAGCTCGCCTACATCACCCGCGCCGGTGTCGAGATCGGTGTCGCATCCACAAAGGCTTTCACTACCCAGCTCGCGGGCCTGTTCCTGCTCACGCTCGCACTCGCCAAGGTGCGCGGAAAACTCTCTGCAGAGGCCGAGGCAACGCACCTCAAAGCCATGCGTCATCTGCCGGTTGCATTGCAAGCGGTGCTCGCGCTCGAACCCCAGATCATGGCCTGGTCAGAAGAGTTCGCAAAGAAACAGAACGCGCTTTTCCTCGGCCGTGGCCTGCACTACCCGATCGCGCTCGAAGGGGCTCTGAAGTTGAAGGAGATCTCCTACATCCACGCCGAGGCCTACCCGGCGGGCGAACTCAAGCATGGCCCGCTGGCATTGGTTGATGCGTCCATGCCGGTTGTTACGGTGGCGCCGAACGATGCCCTGGTCGACAAGCTCAAGAGCAACATGCAGGAAGTGCGCGCCCGCGGCGGCGAGCTCTACGTATTCGCCGATGCGGACACCCACATCGAGAGCGAATCCGGCATCCACGTGATCCGCATGCCGGAGCACTACGGGCCGCTCTCACCGATCCTTCACGTCGTGCCACTGCAACTGCTCGCGTATCACACCGCCTGCGCCCGCGGTACTGACGTCGACAAGCCAAGAAACCTCGCGAAGAGCGTTACGGTCGAGTGA
- a CDS encoding undecaprenyl-diphosphate phosphatase, whose product MDLLLLLKALILGVVEGLTEFLPVSSTGHLILAGQLLNFNDERGKLFEIVIQSGAIFAVVLEYRRRLTDAVTHAFSNREAMHFLVNLAIAFVPLALLGLVFGKAIKAHLFNAPVVASTFILGGFIILWAESRQKFTRVESVEQMTYLDALKLGIAQAFALIPGTSRSGATIIGGMLFGLSRKAATEFSFFLAIPTLFIASLYQLYKERALLAMDDTGMWAVGFIAAFVSAYLCVRWLLRYIMTHDFRLFAYYRIAFGLVILLTWQMGWVAWVDN is encoded by the coding sequence ATGGACCTCCTGCTGCTGCTCAAGGCGCTGATTCTCGGCGTCGTCGAAGGCCTCACCGAATTCCTGCCGGTTTCCTCCACCGGCCACCTGATCCTCGCCGGCCAGTTGCTCAACTTCAACGATGAGCGCGGCAAGCTGTTCGAAATCGTGATCCAGTCCGGCGCGATCTTCGCCGTGGTGCTCGAATACCGTCGCCGCCTCACCGATGCGGTCACGCATGCCTTCAGCAACCGGGAAGCGATGCACTTCCTCGTGAACCTGGCCATCGCCTTCGTCCCGCTCGCCTTGCTGGGCCTGGTATTTGGCAAGGCGATCAAGGCACACCTGTTCAATGCGCCAGTGGTCGCGTCGACCTTCATCCTCGGCGGCTTCATCATCCTGTGGGCCGAGTCGCGTCAGAAATTCACCCGCGTCGAAAGCGTCGAGCAGATGACCTATCTCGACGCGCTCAAGCTCGGCATCGCGCAGGCCTTCGCGCTGATCCCCGGCACCTCGCGCTCCGGCGCCACGATCATCGGCGGCATGCTGTTCGGCCTGTCGCGCAAGGCGGCCACCGAGTTCTCGTTCTTCCTCGCGATCCCGACCCTGTTCATCGCATCGCTCTACCAGCTGTACAAGGAACGCGCACTCCTCGCGATGGATGACACAGGCATGTGGGCCGTCGGCTTCATCGCCGCCTTCGTTTCGGCCTACCTGTGCGTGCGCTGGCTGCTGCGCTACATCATGACCCACGATTTCCGCCTCTTCGCCTACTACCGCATCGCCTTCGGCCTGGTGATCCTGCTCACCTGGCAAATGGGCTGGGTTGCGTGGGTGGATAACTGA